Proteins from a genomic interval of Gossypium hirsutum isolate 1008001.06 chromosome A09, Gossypium_hirsutum_v2.1, whole genome shotgun sequence:
- the LOC107890258 gene encoding heat stress transcription factor B-2a, whose protein sequence is MELEDPNYQNNKSKSLVTKGTAPFLLKTYALLEEAEEGGGGEKEYKKIVSWNDEGNGFIVWSPTDFSDLTLPRYFKHNNFSSFIRQLNTYGFKKTSSKRWEFKHEKFKRGYEHMLVEITRKKSEATTAFLKSNCGDEDNMMMKNGNQQTLMEENENLRKEKMELETQIAQFKALEIKLLDCIAQHMGPK, encoded by the exons atggaatTGGAAGATCCTAATTATCAAAATAACAAGAGCAAGAGTCTTGTTACAAAAGGCACAGCTCCATTTTTGTTGAAGACTTATGCTTTATTAGAAGAAGCTgaagaaggaggaggaggagaaaaagaaTACAAGAAAATAGTTTCATGGAATGATGAAGGAAACGGATTCATAGTTTGGTCGCCTACGGATTTCTCGGATTTAACTTTGCCCAGATATTTCAAGCACAACAATTTTTCTAGCTTCATTCGCCAACTTAATACATAT GGTTTTAAGAAAACATCATCAAAAAGATGGGAATTCAAGCATGAGAAATTCAAGAGAGGATATGAGCATATGTTAGTGGAGATAACAAGGAAGAAAAGTGAGGCAACCACTGCATTTTTGAAGTCTAATTGTGGTGATGAAGATAATATgatgatgaagaatgggaatCAACAAACATTGATGGAAGAAAACGAGAATTTAAGGAAAGAAAAAATGGAATTGGAGACCCAAATTGCTCAATTCAAAGCCCTAGAAATCAAGTTGTTGGATTGCATTGCTCAACATATGGGACCAAAATGA